The Streptomyces sp. SS1-1 genome has a segment encoding these proteins:
- a CDS encoding RNA polymerase sigma-70 factor, with protein MTDTPDQRTFLQYRRLLFSVAYRVLGSAADAEDTVQDAWFKWSGADRSQVADPKAYLTRIVSNLALERLRSARHKRETYVGPWLPEPVLTAGDASEAVLDAESVSMAMLVVLETLSPLERAVFVLKEVFGFSHAEIGEALERSESAVRQAAHRAREHVRARRPRFAADRARRREATERFFAAATGGDVNALMELLAPDVTLWTDGGGKVRQALRPVVGAGTVASWFAAIGTVTYQGVEPADMKADLVEINGGPGIVFSGPADVIATVTFDFDADGRITAIHNVANPDKLRAVADGTAYDLSSR; from the coding sequence GTGACCGACACTCCTGACCAGCGCACCTTCCTCCAGTACCGACGGCTGCTGTTCTCCGTGGCCTACCGTGTCCTCGGCAGCGCGGCCGACGCCGAGGACACGGTCCAGGACGCCTGGTTCAAATGGTCCGGTGCGGACCGCTCACAAGTGGCCGACCCGAAGGCGTACTTGACGAGGATCGTCTCGAACCTGGCGCTGGAACGGTTGCGCTCGGCCCGGCACAAGCGGGAGACCTACGTGGGCCCGTGGCTCCCGGAACCCGTCCTCACCGCGGGGGATGCCTCGGAGGCCGTCCTGGACGCCGAGTCGGTGTCGATGGCCATGCTGGTGGTGCTGGAGACGCTCAGCCCGTTGGAGCGCGCGGTGTTCGTGCTGAAGGAGGTGTTCGGCTTCAGCCACGCGGAGATCGGCGAGGCGCTGGAGCGTTCCGAGTCCGCGGTGCGGCAGGCGGCGCACCGGGCCCGGGAGCACGTGCGCGCCCGGCGCCCGCGCTTCGCCGCCGACCGGGCGCGGCGGCGCGAGGCCACCGAGCGGTTCTTCGCCGCCGCGACGGGCGGTGACGTCAACGCCCTGATGGAACTGCTGGCCCCTGACGTCACGTTGTGGACCGACGGCGGCGGCAAGGTCCGCCAGGCCCTGCGCCCCGTCGTGGGGGCGGGCACGGTGGCGTCCTGGTTCGCGGCCATCGGCACCGTCACCTACCAGGGCGTCGAGCCGGCCGACATGAAGGCGGACCTCGTCGAGATCAACGGTGGGCCTGGGATCGTGTTCAGCGGGCCGGCGGATGTGATCGCGACGGTCACCTTCGACTTCGACGCGGACGGCCGTATCACCGCCATCCACAACGTGGCCAACCCGGACAAGCTCCGTGCCGTCGCCGACGGCACCGCGTACGACCTGTCGTCGCGATGA
- a CDS encoding NAD(P)-dependent oxidoreductase, with amino-acid sequence MVSTFSSAGRAFRSPGACSSGRPSEGLRRRLVLVGRAAAGTDTFDLAAARRLGVSVRTAPGANAGAVAELTVSLMLDALRETARRDRDLRAGAWGTAVEGLPAGSLGGARVGLVGSGAIARRTAELVRAFGAEVWVLGSPRFTPARAAGWPGRRVDTLPELLTGCDVVSVHVPATPETEGLIGAAELRLMRPGSVLINTARASVVREEALDRALRDPCGGPARAAVDVFENEGAGFSSPLADNPYCTLSPHVAGMTHSAMRAASDRLLEEFERFLVAGDGLAGSDPSVGGR; translated from the coding sequence GTGGTTTCCACGTTCTCAAGTGCCGGGCGGGCATTCCGCTCACCCGGAGCGTGCTCGAGCGGGCGACCTTCGGAGGGCCTGCGACGCCGTCTCGTGCTCGTGGGGAGGGCCGCTGCCGGCACCGACACCTTCGATCTCGCGGCGGCGCGGCGTCTCGGGGTCTCGGTTCGCACGGCACCGGGCGCCAACGCGGGGGCCGTCGCCGAACTGACCGTCTCTCTCATGCTCGACGCGCTGCGGGAGACCGCGCGACGCGACCGCGATCTGCGTGCGGGTGCCTGGGGTACCGCTGTCGAGGGCCTGCCGGCCGGCAGCCTCGGCGGCGCGCGGGTGGGGTTGGTGGGTTCCGGGGCCATCGCCCGGCGCACCGCCGAACTCGTACGCGCCTTCGGCGCCGAGGTATGGGTCCTGGGGTCGCCGCGGTTCACGCCTGCACGGGCGGCGGGCTGGCCGGGACGGCGGGTGGACACCCTGCCGGAACTGCTCACCGGCTGCGACGTGGTGTCGGTCCACGTGCCGGCGACGCCCGAGACCGAAGGACTGATCGGGGCCGCGGAGTTGCGCCTGATGCGGCCGGGATCGGTACTGATCAACACGGCGCGGGCGAGCGTCGTCCGGGAGGAAGCTCTCGACCGGGCGCTCCGGGATCCCTGCGGCGGGCCTGCTCGTGCCGCTGTCGACGTCTTCGAGAATGAGGGGGCCGGATTCTCCTCACCCCTCGCCGACAATCCGTACTGCACCCTGTCTCCGCACGTCGCGGGCATGACGCACAGTGCCATGCGGGCGGCATCTGACCGCCTTCTCGAGGAGTTCGAACGTTTCCTCGTGGCGGGCGACGGCCTCGCCGGAAGCGATCCCTCCGTGGGCGGTCGGTAG
- a CDS encoding NAD(P)/FAD-dependent oxidoreductase gives MSTRQETGTAGTHHVVILGAGYAGMAAAVQLAARTRRRDDVQVTLVNAQERFTERMRLHMTATGQQLAELSIPELLEGTGARFVRGWVTAVDPDAKSVRIDDDRLLTYDTLVYGLGGVADTSATPGADEHTYTLSGAQDAELLADRLARLDSGTVVVAGSGLTGVESAAEIAEQHPELNVVLLGRQEPGETLNRKARTYVRDALSRLGVEVRAGVDVVKVLPDAVELADGQCIAADAVLWTSGPRTSPPAATAGMTVDEHGRIVTDAALRSVSHPDVYAIGDAAAIRQGYGVMHGTCQGGMPTGVHAALSIDRVLRGREPRPFRFGYYHTPVSLGRHDAVVQFTRPDDSPRRFCLTGRTAVRYKETVTASPWPTYGRMKKMPASGAYWPRGGRFTRLGGTR, from the coding sequence ATGAGCACACGTCAGGAGACGGGCACGGCGGGGACGCACCACGTGGTGATCCTGGGGGCCGGATACGCCGGCATGGCGGCGGCCGTTCAGCTCGCGGCGCGGACCAGGCGGCGCGACGACGTGCAGGTGACCCTGGTGAACGCGCAGGAGCGGTTCACCGAGCGCATGCGGCTCCACATGACGGCGACCGGGCAGCAGCTCGCCGAACTGAGCATCCCGGAACTGCTGGAGGGCACCGGCGCGCGCTTCGTGCGCGGCTGGGTGACGGCGGTGGACCCCGATGCGAAGAGCGTCCGCATCGACGACGACCGCCTCCTGACCTACGACACGCTGGTTTACGGCCTCGGCGGTGTCGCCGACACCTCGGCGACACCGGGGGCTGACGAGCACACCTACACCCTGAGCGGCGCCCAGGACGCCGAATTGCTCGCGGACCGCCTGGCGCGGCTGGACAGCGGCACCGTGGTCGTCGCGGGCAGCGGCCTGACCGGCGTCGAATCGGCTGCCGAGATCGCCGAGCAGCACCCGGAACTGAACGTCGTCCTGCTGGGCAGGCAGGAGCCCGGAGAGACCTTGAACCGGAAGGCCAGGACGTATGTGCGCGACGCGCTCTCCCGGTTGGGCGTCGAGGTACGCGCAGGCGTCGACGTGGTGAAGGTGCTTCCCGACGCGGTCGAGTTGGCGGACGGGCAATGCATCGCGGCCGACGCGGTGCTGTGGACGAGCGGCCCACGGACGTCGCCGCCGGCGGCCACCGCCGGAATGACCGTGGACGAGCACGGGCGCATCGTCACCGACGCCGCACTGCGCTCGGTGTCCCACCCCGACGTGTACGCGATCGGCGACGCGGCCGCGATCCGGCAGGGCTACGGCGTCATGCACGGCACCTGCCAGGGCGGCATGCCGACCGGGGTGCACGCGGCGCTGTCGATCGACCGGGTGCTCCGGGGCCGGGAACCCAGGCCGTTCCGGTTCGGCTACTACCACACGCCGGTGAGCCTGGGACGGCATGACGCCGTGGTGCAGTTCACGCGGCCCGACGACAGCCCGCGCCGGTTCTGCCTGACCGGGCGTACGGCCGTCCGGTACAAGGAGACGGTGACCGCCTCGCCCTGGCCGACGTACGGCCGTATGAAGAAGATGCCCGCCTCAGGCGCGTACTGGCCCCGCGGGGGCCGCTTCACCCGTCTTGGGGGGACCAGGTGA
- a CDS encoding LysR substrate-binding domain-containing protein → MKSDAGVGGCRPGGQTAADLEDERLLVNVPECPFWLAGQHLFGPGPRRVRAGGAPVMRAWAEHALGVTLLPRFAVASSLGAGSLGAGTLVELALPVPDLSLRLVWREDRETLPGLRDILYAAAHP, encoded by the coding sequence GTGAAGTCCGACGCCGGGGTTGGTGGTTGCAGACCGGGCGGTCAGACCGCCGCCGACCTCGAGGACGAACGGCTTCTGGTCAACGTCCCCGAGTGTCCCTTCTGGCTGGCCGGGCAGCACCTTTTCGGCCCCGGGCCCCGGCGGGTGCGCGCCGGCGGTGCGCCCGTGATGCGCGCGTGGGCCGAACACGCGCTGGGCGTCACCCTGTTGCCGCGCTTCGCCGTCGCCAGCAGCCTCGGCGCCGGCAGCCTCGGCGCCGGCACCCTCGTCGAACTCGCCCTCCCCGTGCCCGACCTCAGCCTGCGCCTGGTGTGGCGCGAGGACCGCGAGACGCTGCCCGGGTTGCGCGACATCCTCTACGCGGCCGCCCACCCGTGA
- a CDS encoding LysE family translocator — protein sequence MVPGPDFLVVVRSATEHPGKGRAAALGAQSGLCAHMLAAGIGLSLIAARTPVVYAAIKLAGAAYLVHLGVRAVLAARRLRAGRETARAIRSPTARDDASRGRWRSGFAQGFLTNVLNPKAALFFLSVLPQFVDGGGSTTRQIFLLGTLDVLVGVAYWFALVAVAARLRALLDRPKIRRRWELTTGWLFIAIGFGVAAGAA from the coding sequence GTGGTCCCAGGACCCGACTTCCTCGTGGTCGTCCGTTCAGCCACCGAGCACCCCGGCAAGGGGCGGGCGGCCGCGCTCGGTGCGCAGAGTGGGCTGTGTGCGCACATGCTGGCCGCAGGCATCGGGTTGTCCCTGATCGCCGCCCGTACACCGGTGGTCTATGCCGCGATCAAGCTCGCGGGGGCCGCGTATCTCGTCCATCTGGGAGTCCGCGCGGTGCTCGCCGCGCGACGACTGCGAGCCGGACGCGAGACAGCCCGTGCGATCCGCTCACCGACGGCCCGTGACGACGCGTCCCGCGGCCGGTGGCGGTCCGGGTTCGCGCAGGGCTTCCTCACCAACGTGCTCAACCCCAAGGCGGCTTTGTTCTTCCTCAGCGTCCTGCCCCAGTTCGTCGACGGCGGTGGCTCCACGACGCGGCAGATCTTCCTGCTCGGCACCCTGGACGTCCTCGTCGGCGTCGCGTACTGGTTCGCCCTGGTCGCCGTCGCCGCCCGGCTGCGGGCGCTCCTGGACCGCCCGAAGATCCGCCGTCGCTGGGAGCTGACCACCGGGTGGCTGTTCATCGCCATCGGTTTCGGCGTCGCCGCGGGGGCGGCCTGA
- a CDS encoding non-ribosomal peptide synthetase has translation MAPRRREPGQPPVGPPEEPIAMLPVAQLHARDVPDLNPPRGTDLLQVLWCPFDHPIMPRTALYWRDAAAVTDILTTPPEPPLMQFHDYLPEPCLLHPEQVTDYPDHLELGEKLRDRLTDWAVWRTSDAVGSAMPHLRASFERNFDRELSEADASDLDSFLPQYYDNELAGAPGWKVGGWPRWGATDPCPRTCPDCGHPMDALMTVATFEDDDDSSWQPYEPSGERSIGPDAYDPDQPTKVQIGSGYDQQLYICPASPLHRHLELMH, from the coding sequence ATGGCCCCCCGTCGCAGGGAGCCGGGGCAGCCGCCCGTCGGCCCGCCCGAGGAGCCGATAGCGATGCTGCCGGTGGCGCAGCTCCATGCGCGGGACGTGCCCGATCTGAACCCACCGCGGGGGACGGACCTGCTCCAGGTCCTGTGGTGTCCCTTCGATCACCCCATCATGCCCAGGACCGCGTTGTACTGGCGTGATGCGGCGGCCGTCACCGACATCCTCACGACGCCGCCCGAGCCGCCCCTGATGCAGTTCCACGACTACCTGCCCGAGCCCTGCCTGCTCCACCCCGAACAGGTCACCGACTACCCGGACCACCTCGAGCTGGGCGAGAAGCTCCGGGACCGGCTCACCGACTGGGCCGTGTGGCGGACCTCGGATGCGGTCGGCTCAGCCATGCCCCACCTGCGGGCATCCTTCGAGCGCAACTTCGACAGGGAGCTCTCGGAGGCCGACGCGAGCGACTTGGACTCGTTCCTGCCGCAGTATTACGACAACGAGCTTGCCGGTGCCCCCGGGTGGAAGGTCGGCGGCTGGCCCCGCTGGGGTGCCACCGACCCCTGCCCACGCACGTGTCCCGACTGCGGCCACCCCATGGACGCCCTGATGACCGTCGCGACGTTCGAGGACGACGACGACAGTAGCTGGCAGCCGTACGAGCCCTCCGGCGAGCGGTCCATCGGGCCCGACGCCTACGACCCGGATCAGCCCACCAAAGTCCAGATCGGCAGCGGATACGACCAGCAGCTCTACATCTGCCCGGCGTCACCGCTTCACCGCCATCTCGAGCTGATGCACTGA
- a CDS encoding aldo/keto reductase, translating to MKYRRIGELTVSAIGLGAMPLSIEHRPDEDRAIATVHAALDAGITLIDTADSYHWHAAERGHNELLVARALTRYGGDTSDVLVATKGGRGRPGDGSWTVDARPAHLKQAAEASRKRLGVEAIGLYQLHKPDPAVPWAESVGALRELLDAGTVRAVGISNVTSEQIRGAHAILGDALVSVQNRYSPAVRDAEATLELATRLGLAFLPWSPLGGISRSSLDGPSGPASSGTAFHRVAADRGVSPQRIVLAWLLHRSPAVIPIPGASRPSSVVDSAGATDIELEAGELRQLQGP from the coding sequence ATGAAGTACCGCCGTATCGGCGAACTCACCGTCAGTGCGATCGGCTTGGGCGCCATGCCCCTGTCCATCGAGCACCGCCCGGACGAGGACCGGGCCATCGCGACCGTCCATGCCGCCCTCGATGCCGGGATCACCCTCATCGACACGGCCGACAGCTATCACTGGCACGCCGCTGAGCGCGGCCACAACGAACTCCTGGTCGCCCGTGCGCTGACCCGCTACGGCGGCGACACCTCCGACGTCCTGGTGGCCACCAAGGGCGGCCGGGGCCGGCCCGGCGACGGCAGTTGGACCGTGGACGCCAGGCCGGCTCATCTCAAGCAGGCGGCCGAAGCCTCCCGGAAGCGTCTGGGGGTGGAGGCCATCGGGCTGTACCAGCTGCACAAGCCCGACCCGGCCGTGCCGTGGGCGGAGTCGGTCGGCGCGCTGCGCGAACTCCTGGACGCCGGGACCGTCCGGGCCGTAGGCATCTCGAACGTGACCTCGGAGCAGATCCGCGGGGCCCACGCCATCCTCGGGGACGCGCTGGTCTCCGTGCAGAACCGGTACTCCCCCGCCGTACGCGACGCCGAGGCGACGTTGGAGCTGGCCACCCGGCTCGGTCTCGCCTTCCTGCCCTGGAGTCCGCTGGGCGGCATCTCCCGCAGTTCCCTGGACGGCCCGTCGGGCCCGGCCTCGTCGGGCACCGCCTTCCACCGCGTCGCGGCCGACCGTGGTGTCAGTCCGCAACGGATCGTCCTGGCTTGGCTGTTGCACCGCTCCCCCGCTGTCATTCCCATCCCCGGCGCGAGCCGTCCCTCCTCGGTCGTCGACTCTGCCGGGGCCACCGACATCGAACTCGAAGCGGGGGAACTGAGGCAGCTCCAAGGCCCTTGA
- a CDS encoding NAD-dependent epimerase/dehydratase family protein has translation MQRVCVIGGSRYFGKLLVRRLRAEGHRVTVVNRGSSSPPDGVEHLVVDRDDEQALTAALASRSFDVVVDQVCYTPVQAAIAVRVFRGRTQRYVMTSTIEAYDPNTAALGARSPGELVPEDAVDPASWPVDMDAPWHDAAYLEAHYAEGKRQAEAVLTRHGTFAFASVRSAHVLGGGARDFTGRLAHYVERIAEGKPVAVHPTVLPSVLVHAEELADLLRWAATASDFTGPLNACSEDPIDVRELCAVIAAQVGREPVYRVARDGEEASPFSFDRHYAMSNSRARRLGFTFSRTADWLPGVVA, from the coding sequence ATGCAACGAGTCTGTGTGATCGGCGGTAGCCGGTATTTCGGAAAGCTCCTGGTGCGGCGGCTGAGGGCGGAAGGGCATCGGGTGACGGTGGTCAACCGTGGCTCGTCGTCCCCGCCCGACGGGGTCGAGCACCTGGTCGTGGACCGCGACGACGAGCAGGCCCTCACCGCCGCCCTCGCCTCCCGCTCCTTCGACGTCGTCGTCGACCAGGTCTGCTACACCCCGGTGCAGGCGGCGATCGCGGTGCGCGTCTTCCGTGGCCGTACGCAGCGGTACGTGATGACGTCGACCATCGAGGCGTACGACCCCAACACGGCGGCACTCGGCGCCCGTTCGCCCGGTGAGCTCGTGCCGGAGGACGCCGTGGACCCGGCTTCCTGGCCGGTGGACATGGACGCGCCCTGGCATGACGCGGCCTACCTGGAGGCGCACTACGCCGAGGGCAAGCGCCAGGCGGAGGCTGTCCTCACCCGGCACGGGACCTTCGCCTTCGCCTCCGTCCGCAGTGCCCACGTACTGGGCGGAGGCGCGCGGGACTTCACGGGCCGGCTGGCCCACTACGTCGAGCGAATCGCCGAGGGGAAGCCGGTGGCGGTGCATCCCACGGTGCTGCCCTCGGTGCTTGTCCATGCCGAGGAGCTGGCCGACCTGCTCCGGTGGGCGGCCACGGCCTCCGACTTCACCGGCCCGCTCAACGCCTGCTCGGAGGATCCGATCGACGTACGGGAACTGTGCGCCGTGATAGCCGCCCAGGTCGGCCGGGAGCCCGTCTATCGGGTGGCACGAGACGGCGAGGAGGCCTCTCCGTTCTCCTTCGACCGGCATTACGCCATGAGCAACTCCCGCGCGCGGCGGCTGGGGTTCACCTTCTCCCGTACCGCCGACTGGTTGCCCGGCGTCGTGGCGTAA
- a CDS encoding ArsR/SmtB family transcription factor, producing the protein MTTNELLPHPDVSELTIGPILKALADDNRRRVIAELAAGPQEERLCASFDLPVSKSSRTHHWRVLREAGLVHQRDTGNGLYMRLRKADLDQRFPGLIDSIVTAEPYSG; encoded by the coding sequence ATGACCACGAACGAGCTGCTACCGCATCCGGACGTGAGCGAGCTGACGATCGGGCCGATCCTCAAGGCCCTCGCCGACGACAACCGCCGCCGCGTGATCGCCGAACTCGCCGCCGGCCCCCAGGAGGAGCGCCTCTGCGCCTCTTTCGACCTGCCCGTCAGCAAGTCCAGCCGCACCCACCACTGGCGCGTGCTCCGCGAGGCCGGCCTCGTGCACCAGCGCGACACCGGGAACGGCCTGTACATGCGCCTGCGCAAGGCGGACCTGGACCAGCGGTTTCCCGGACTGATCGACTCCATCGTGACCGCGGAGCCGTACTCCGGATGA
- a CDS encoding dihydrofolate reductase family protein: MRKIIVCTFLTLDGVMQAPGGPDEDKESGFEHGGWQKPVDDDEVGAAIGGWYDDFDAMLLGRKTYEIFAAYWPNADPGNPFTARMNNMDKYVASRTLTSVDWQNSHLLQGDVVDAVRELKASDGGAISVVGSGDLAQTLMRHGLVDEYRLTIHPVIIGSGKRLFADGAIPTALEPVSVTTTKGGTVVGVYRTNGQPVYDSY; the protein is encoded by the coding sequence ATGCGCAAGATCATCGTTTGCACGTTCCTGACGCTGGACGGCGTCATGCAGGCGCCGGGCGGTCCGGACGAGGACAAGGAGAGCGGCTTCGAGCACGGCGGCTGGCAGAAGCCCGTGGACGACGACGAGGTCGGCGCGGCCATCGGCGGCTGGTACGACGACTTCGACGCGATGCTGCTGGGCCGCAAGACCTACGAGATCTTCGCGGCGTACTGGCCGAACGCCGATCCCGGCAATCCGTTCACCGCCCGGATGAACAACATGGACAAGTACGTGGCATCCCGGACCCTGACGTCCGTCGACTGGCAGAACTCCCACCTGCTGCAGGGTGACGTCGTCGACGCCGTGCGTGAGCTGAAGGCGTCCGACGGCGGCGCCATCAGCGTCGTCGGCAGCGGCGACCTCGCCCAGACCCTCATGCGGCACGGCCTCGTGGACGAGTACCGACTGACCATCCACCCGGTGATCATCGGCTCGGGCAAACGCCTGTTCGCCGACGGGGCCATCCCCACCGCGCTGGAGCCGGTCAGCGTGACGACGACCAAGGGAGGCACCGTGGTCGGCGTCTACCGCACGAACGGGCAGCCCGTCTACGACAGTTACTGA
- a CDS encoding NUDIX hydrolase produces the protein MTSTALPLPGHDEALRARLLELVGTIEPWDSIEHTHLTTTARWITSGAPLHRVRKPDVPAMHLVSYFVVLDATSGRLLLVAHRKAGLWLPTGGHVEPGEDPWSAVVRECREELGIPATASPITGERPFFLTVTETRGPGVHTDVSLWYLLSTDADSVTSYDEEEFDAIRWLTAEEVLEEPVEVLDPHMHRFTHKLRHARRCQ, from the coding sequence ATGACCTCAACGGCCCTCCCGCTCCCCGGACATGACGAAGCGCTGCGAGCCCGCCTGCTGGAACTGGTCGGCACCATCGAACCGTGGGACAGCATCGAGCACACCCACCTGACCACCACCGCGCGGTGGATCACAAGCGGAGCCCCGCTCCACCGGGTCCGCAAGCCCGACGTTCCCGCGATGCACCTGGTGAGCTACTTCGTCGTCCTCGACGCCACGAGCGGCCGACTGCTGCTCGTGGCGCACCGCAAGGCGGGCCTGTGGCTGCCGACCGGCGGTCATGTCGAACCGGGCGAGGACCCGTGGTCCGCGGTGGTCCGCGAATGCCGTGAGGAACTGGGCATCCCGGCCACCGCATCGCCGATCACCGGTGAGCGCCCCTTCTTCCTCACCGTCACGGAGACACGCGGGCCGGGCGTCCACACCGACGTCTCGCTCTGGTACCTCCTCTCCACCGACGCCGACAGCGTCACCTCCTACGACGAGGAGGAGTTCGACGCGATCCGATGGCTGACCGCCGAAGAGGTGCTCGAGGAGCCGGTGGAGGTGCTCGACCCCCACATGCACCGCTTCACCCACAAGTTGCGGCACGCCCGGCGTTGTCAGTGA
- a CDS encoding LysR family transcriptional regulator, translating into MIDVQRLRVLRSVAEHGSFNRAATALHLTPSAVSQHIAALERSLGAPVVDRSTRGVTLTQAGRIMVGAAESVAAELAHAAREIDRLGTARGRLTIATFTSGGQHLLPGALTHVTAAHPGTLVHVREAEPEDSLPLLRQGTVDVALAYHFDGPLPRLRGPGPAVEWIPLMEDPLHVVLPEPHPLAARPVLNLAELADEPWVLGCLKTEAYLRRYAEHAGFSPDVRGSTTDHFFARSLVAAGVGLSLIPTVALTPPLPGVRAVPLEAPTPSRHIGVAVLHRPGRPEVSTLIEALRQYAEAGARASDGVATTPRPADEAGKAPTA; encoded by the coding sequence TTGATCGATGTGCAGCGGCTCCGTGTGCTGCGAAGCGTGGCGGAACACGGCAGCTTCAACCGGGCGGCGACCGCCCTGCACCTGACCCCCTCCGCCGTCTCCCAGCACATCGCCGCGCTGGAACGCAGCCTCGGCGCCCCGGTCGTGGACCGCAGCACGCGCGGCGTCACGCTCACCCAGGCAGGCCGGATCATGGTGGGAGCGGCGGAGTCGGTCGCCGCCGAACTCGCCCACGCCGCACGCGAGATCGACCGGCTGGGGACCGCTCGCGGCCGGCTCACGATCGCCACGTTCACCAGCGGCGGCCAGCACCTCCTGCCGGGCGCCCTCACCCACGTAACGGCCGCGCATCCCGGCACCCTGGTCCACGTCAGAGAGGCCGAGCCCGAGGACAGCCTGCCCCTACTCCGCCAGGGCACGGTGGATGTCGCGCTCGCCTACCACTTCGACGGGCCGCTGCCCCGGCTGCGGGGCCCTGGCCCCGCCGTGGAATGGATCCCCCTCATGGAGGACCCGCTGCATGTCGTCCTCCCCGAGCCCCACCCACTGGCCGCCCGCCCGGTCCTCAACCTCGCCGAACTCGCCGACGAGCCCTGGGTGCTCGGCTGCCTCAAGACCGAGGCGTACCTGCGCCGTTACGCCGAGCACGCCGGCTTCAGCCCGGACGTCCGGGGCAGCACGACGGACCACTTCTTCGCACGCTCCCTCGTGGCGGCGGGCGTGGGCCTCTCCCTGATCCCGACCGTCGCGCTGACGCCTCCACTGCCGGGCGTACGGGCCGTACCCCTCGAAGCCCCGACACCGTCCCGGCACATCGGCGTCGCCGTCCTGCACCGCCCCGGCCGCCCGGAGGTCTCGACCCTGATCGAGGCGCTGCGCCAGTACGCGGAAGCGGGCGCGAGGGCGAGCGATGGGGTGGCGACGACCCCCCGGCCGGCCGACGAAGCGGGAAAGGCGCCGACCGCGTGA